ttgcctcgaagcgagcatagaaggcatttagctcgtccgGTGGACTCGTCTCACTGGGCAACtctcggctgggtttcccttttgtAATTCattatagtttgcaagccctgacaagtgtcagagccggtgtagtattaTTCGATCTCAGTCCTGTATAGTAACAGTATTGTACGTGTAAAGTAGTTCCTGAATGTGTCtcttgtccctctgtctctgtcctgtagacGGCCCAGGGAGGGGGCCACCGTACCTTATTGTATGATTAGATCTCAGTCCTGTATAGTAACAtgtgtctcttgtctctctgtctctgttctgtagaCGGCCCAGGGAGGGGGCCACCGCACCTTACTGTACGGACACGCTGTTCTGCTACGACACTCCTACAGCGGCATGGTGAGTCCCTCTGCAGTCTGTCCGGAGACCCAAATACAGGAAATAACATGTACTTGAATCAGTGTCACGATCTTCCATTCCAGGTTTGTGCTCTGTGATGTCAGTCAGTTGTGGTTTGTCATCATCTTTGTTGTGGTTTGTCATCATCTTTGTTGTGGTTGTCACCATCTTTGTTGTGGTTGTCATCATCTTTGTTGTGGTTGTCATCATCTTTGTTGTGGTTGTCATCTTTGTTGTGGTTGTCATCATCTTTGTTGTGGTTGTCATCATCTTTGTTGTGGTTGTCATCATCTTTGTTGTGGTTGTCACCATCTTTGTTGTGGTTGTCATCATCTTTGTTGTGGTTGTCATCTTTGTTTGGTTGTTGTCTTTGTTTTATGTATTTTCTAGTGATACACGAGTTGCTGAGCCAGTCAGACAAGGCAATAGGAGACtggtttctaccatgttgtgtctGGTTGTGTTGATGGATAATTGGCTTCTTTTGTTTCTCTGTCTAGTACCTCTGTTGCCTAGGTACCTCCCGATCCTCAACCGACAAACTGGCGTTTGATGTTGGACTGCAGGAAGACACAACAGGTaggtctctttctcttcttctttcccaaCAGCCATAGTATAGCTAGTACAGTCAGATGAGACAGCATTACCAAGccatgttgtagtgttatgttgcCATGCAagcttcagagagagagatgtttctgATGCTGGGTTTTATGAGTTCCCATAGTAAGACTGTTGTGATGCTGTGTGGGTGTGGACGTTTACTATgttgtgtgtcggtgtgtgtgccaTGCTGACTGTGGTTACTAGACCCCAGACCCTGCTGGAGGTTCCTAGACCCCAGACCCTGCTGGAGGTTACTAGACCCCAGACCCTGCTGGAGGTTACTAGACCCCAGACCCTGCTGGAGGTTCCTAGACCCCAGACCCTGCTGGAGGTTACTAGACCCCAGACCCTGCTGGAGGCTACTAGACTCCAGGCCCTACTGGAGGCTACTAGACTCCAGACCCTGCTGGAGGCCACTAGACTCCAGCCCCTGCTTGAGGCTACTAGACCCCAGACCCTGCTGGAGGTTACTAGACCCCAGACCCTGCTGGAGGCTACTAGACTCCAGGCCCTGCTGGAGGCTACTAGACTCCAGACCCTGCTGGAGGCTACTAGACTCCAGACCCTGCTGGAGGCTACTAGACCCCAGACCCTGCTGGAGGCTACTAGACTCCAGACCCTGCTGGAGGCTACTAGACTCCAGACCCTGGTGGAGGCTACTAGACTCCAGACCCTGCTGGAGGCTACTAGACTCCAGACCCTCAGTGGTGCTGCCTGTGGTTACTAGGTTCCTGTCTGTCCTGCAACAACCTGGCTGCTACATGAAATATCTCAGaaactcaatctacacacaataccccataatgacatcacaattccccataatgacatcacaataccccataatgacatcacaataccccataatgacatcacaataccccgtaatgacggAGCAGAAACAGGTTTTAAAAATGTGTGTAAGTTTATAATAAAAcccctgaaatatcacatttaaataagtattcagaccctttactcagtactttgttgaagcacctttggcagtgattacagccttgtgtcttcttgggtatgacgctacaagcttggcacacctgtatttggggagtttctcgcattcttctctgcagatcctctcaagttctgtcaggttggatggggagcattgcttcacagctattctcaggtctctctagagatgttagatctggttcaagtccgtactctggccgggccactcaaggacattcagagacttgtcctaaaaccactcctgtgttgtcctgttggaaggtgaaccttcccccccagtctgaggtccagtctgaggtccagtctgaggtccagtctgaggtccagtctaaggtccagtctgaggtccagtctgaggtccagtctgaggtccagtctgaggtccagtctgaggtccagtctgaggtccagtctgaggtcctgagtgttctggagcaggttttcatcaaggacctctctgtactttgctccgttcatctttccctcgatcctaactagtcttcctgccactgaaaaacaatcccacagcataatgctgttACCAccgtgccaagtttcctccagacgtgacgcttggcattcagtccaaagagttcaatcttggtttcatcagaccagagacacttgtttctcatggtctgagactctttaggtgacttttggcaaactccaagctggctgtcatgttccttttactgaggagtggcttccgtctggccacgctaccataaatgtctgattggtggagtgctacagagatggttgtccttatggaattttctcccatctccacacaggaactctggagctctgtcagagtggccattgggttcttggttacctctctggtcaaggcccttctccccgattgctcagtttagccaggcagacagatctaggaagagtcttggcggttccaaacttcttccatttaagaatgatggaggccactgtgttcttttttGGTACCCcggatctgtgcctcgatacaatcatatctcggagctctacggacaattccttcgacctagtggcttggtttttgctctgacattcactgtcaactgttggaccttaatatagacagctgtgtctttccaaatcatatccaatcaattgaattcaccacaggtggcCTCAGATGAAGTTGTAGACACAGGATGCatttgagctcaatttcaagtctcatagcaaagggtctgaatacttttgtaaataaggtatttctgtttttttatacatacaatttctaaaaacatgtttttgtaatTATGATGTATTGAGGATTTAAACAAAAATCAttttgagaataaggctgtaaagtaacaaaatgtggaaaagtcaaggggtctgaatactttccgaatgcactgtatatagatagggagggagagagagcgagaggctcAGAGAGTGAGAGGCTCAGAGAGCGAGAGGCTCAGAGAGCGAgaggctcagagacagagaggctcagagacagagaggctcagagacagagacagagacagacagagaggctcaGAGACAGAGCGGCTCAGAGATAgaggctcagagacagagaggctcagagacagagaccgcgGCTCAGAGAtagactcagagacagagacagaggctcagaaacagacagagaggctcAAGGAcagaggctcagagagagagaggctcagagacagagaggctcagagacagagaggctcaGAGACAGAGCggctcagagacagacagagcggcTCAGAGACAgaggctcagagacagagacagagagacagaggcagacagagaggctcagagacagagagactcagagacagagaggctcagagacagagagactcagagacagagagatagactcagagaaagagagagagactcagagagagagagtctcagcCATATCCTCCTGTCTCGTCTCTGACAGGAGAAGCATGTTGGTGGACCATCCACCCTGCCTCCaagcagaggtcagaggtcagagaagGTTACTGTGATGTCACCATAGTCTCAGCCATATCCTCCTGTCTTGTCTCTGACAGGAGAAGCTTGTTGGTGGACCATCCACCCTGCCTCCAAGCAGaggtcagagggagagaaggtccGAGTCGGGGATGACCTCATCCTAGTTAGCGTGTCATCAGAACGGTACCTGGTGAGTCTCTGATACCCTTTTCACACTGTCACACTGACAACAACCAAACCGTGTTGCCTTGGAGATTTCATTTTTGCTTAGTCCTTTTTTAGCAATTATGACAGATCATGCTAGCTCAGTTCACCTTTGGTTTGTCTCAGTTCAATCTGGCGAGTGTGAGAAGGCAACACGGAGCAGGTGTGATCTGTCTATAGAGTGGACCAGTGTATTACACAGAATGTTTCTCATCATCTGGACAGTACATTTAATATAGTACACAGGTCCACTTCACCAGAAAAACAGTACATTTAATGT
This portion of the Oncorhynchus nerka isolate Pitt River unplaced genomic scaffold, Oner_Uvic_2.0 unplaced_scaffold_2153, whole genome shotgun sequence genome encodes:
- the LOC135567320 gene encoding ryanodine receptor 2-like; amino-acid sequence: MPIQKFMMKTAQGGGHRTLLYGHAVLLRHSYSGMYLCCLGTSRSSTDKLAFDVGLQEDTTGEACWWTIHPASKQRSEGEKVRVGDDLILVSVSSERYL